A segment of the Psilocybe cubensis strain MGC-MH-2018 chromosome 5, whole genome shotgun sequence genome:
CAGCAATATCACGTCTCTGTACATAAAAACAGTGATAGGTGACGGCATGCAACACAACCTTTACCGCATTCTCAGCAACTGTCCGCTGCTTGAGACACTCAATATTGGATTGGGTACACAGGACGACCCCAATATGGATGAAACGGCACCGGATGGTCTTGAACGTACTGCTATGCCCAGGCTACGGGATTACAGCGGCCCAGCCTACTATGCACCTCTAGTCAAAGGCAGGCCAGTGGTTAAAATCCATGTGTACCCGTTACCTTACGACCTCGACGATACCAATGTTGCCGACTGGGTTCATAGCACCTTTTCAGGCACCACTGCAGCCGTCGAGTCCTTTACCACGCTCTTCTTCCCAGGGGACGCCATCAACACCTTTCTTGGCGCCATATCTATAACTTTGCCGAGCCTCACAGAATTGGAGATGGAAATTGATGGTGATTTTGACAATGAGGTGCTTGAGGTATGTCATCCGGCTATTGCTGGAATTTATTGTGCTAACCTGTCTTGCCGTAGTGTCTGGTGCAAGATCTTCATGAAAGAGTCTGCGTGATACCGGCATCATTGCAAACATTACGGTTATTTTGGCTGAACGAGTCTGAACTTGAACTAAACGATATCGTTGACAAAGTAGTCGAAATATTAAGGATGCCAGAACGGTTGGGGAAGTTAGAATTCTTGACCATTGGAAAGACCGATCATGATTATGTGGTATGTCAGAAGTCGAAAATGGAACCAAGGGAGTGGACGTTTACATTGAAGGCCAGAGAACGTCTAACCTCattttgattctgattcaGAGTAATACTATAGCCCACTCCTTGTAGTTTATAACTTCATTGTCAATTTTACCTTTTTACCACCGTCTTCAAATCCTCAAATAACATGAGCCCCTATATCGCACACGAAGGCGCAAGGACCGCATATCAAGGCTCACAGTTCGATGGGATGGGGTATTGCGGCACGCCATTCAACAATACTCTGCACGTCACGGCGTCGAACAGCTGTGTTTCATTCAAACTCCATGGTGCGTCCCTATCCATGCCTGTTTTCATGTCTAAACCTTGACCAATGAGATTGGCTCTGTCGACATCATATGGGACCCAGCAGTACAACAGCACCGACTACTCGACGCCCGTCACCAACCCGTCCTGGGAGTGTTTTATTGACGGCCTTAGTGGATCCATAGTGGCGCAGCGAGGCTCAGCCGTCTTCGGGAACGACATATTCTACTATGCTTCGTTTGTCAAAGGCAGACCGGTGCATAAATCCTGTGTGAGCCCGTTGCCCACAGACATTGACAAAAGCAACGTCGTCAGCTGGGTTCAGAGCAGTTTATCGGGCATCAGAGTAACCGTGGAAATATTATACATGTATTTCCTACCAGCGGATGACGCTATCAATATTTTTTTGGGTGCTATACctgaaatttttttcaagtcTCAGAGAATTGAAGATTAATATTAATAGagattttgatgaagattccCTTGATGTATGTTACCTTATTTTTTATGAACTGAACGGTTAGGGAAATTAGAAACCCTGAGCATCAGTCAACAAGGACGTGATCAGGTGGTTTGTGAGAAGTCGAATGTAGATTCCTGTCAGGGGAGTGGAAAATGAAGTGGAACTACGATATTTTTGATTTATTCGAttctgattttgattttaatCTTGATCTAGTTTATTAACGATAACCAGAATCTTGAATTTATTCTATTTTTGTAACGGATCGAGGGTCGTGTAGGTGACAAGATAGTCCACCAGAGAGTTATAGTCATTGCTTCATCGATTTACTATCTAGAATTATGCCTGTTCTGAAGGCATACTTACCTATTCCTTCCAAATACATTCTAATCAAAGGTGCTGCTGTAGCTGTGACGATTATTTTCCGTGTAAAGCATCCCAGTATCTCTCCGAGAATCAATATCCAACGAACCAAAAGGATATCGCGGATACTGTCAAACGTAAGGGTTAATACTTGGGACAATTTAAAACTTTAATTACACCCACTGGTGGAAAAATATCTGGAGAACATATGGCAGGCAAAGGCAGCCTTTCATGAGGTGAAATGTAACCAGCGTGGCTAATGTTCAAAGCTTGGTTGTTGTCTACAGAGGTCGTAGCTCCGAAGTTGTTGTCCATTTCAGGGTATGACCAGGTCTGACTAGAGGTGGAAGAAGGTGACAACAATGAGGGAAAAGAGGACGAGGTAGAGGAGTGACGCGGATGGAGGTTCATTGGGCCCTCAGATACTTTGGCTTTCTTGCCTTTTCTACTTTCCCCTTTAGATCTCTTTGtcgccctcttcttctttaacTCGTACCGTACGTCAATAAGCCAATAACCGCCATGATGAGCCGATTCAGGGTCCTTTCGGAACATACCAAACAGGCTGAGAGTATGTCTGATACTTGTCTACATTATTAAATGAGTCAAATAAAGCTAGCTATACATAAGACCACATACCCTAAAAGCACCATGATTAATCAAATCTAAAATTGGAAACCTCTTTAGGACAGCTTTATAGATGTCCGTAACCTTTGCTCTATGGTTTGGAGCGGCCCAAATTGCCAGGCTCGCCAACGCCACTGTGGGCAACTCTTTTGGGCGTTTCCACGCATTTTTTGGAATATTGGGGAGTGAATCAAGATTTAAGGGCATATCAGGTGGAATACCAAAGATTCCACGGAGGTAATCCTCTGTTTCATCGTCAAATGGCAGTCCAACGGTAGTGTATCGGGAATGGTGAATGTCAGGGATAATCGCTCTGCCGTGTGCTGAGGGCGAAGGCTCGCTTAATTGTGGACTGACACCTCCGGAGTCGGAGCAGTCTTGTTGTTTGTCGCAAACGAAACTTGGATTATCGATCTCATATGTGGGAATGCCTGGTTGAAAAATGTCGGGTCTCTCCTCGCCGAAATATGTTCGAATGGTCGGAGCATTCAGACATAAATGATTATCCTGGAGACAAAAAGGACACTGTTGTCATAATATTAAACAATAACGAGCATAGTACTCACTAATGATGATGTGTATGCGTAACCTTAAGCGGTAATATGATTATCGATAGTTCCAGTATCGAAAGAAAATATCTTACTTTCTCCCTCTGCAGACGGGATATAAAAATTGAACTCTGTGGAATGGGGCGCATCGTTCAAAAAAAATCCATCATACTGGCCAGAAAAGATGGGGTCTTGGGAGAATAACTGCGACTGCTCGGTGGGAATATAATCCTGCGTAGTATAGTTTTGTTGAAAGTAATTCTCCATCTTGATAAAAAGGCCATTGCATTGCCAAATGGTGGGCAGTGGGCGGGACAGAGGGAGATTTCATAGAGCAGCATAGTCAAAAAGAATTCCAACAAAAATTTGATTAGCGACCGTCTTATGGCAGAGCATAATAAAAGAATGTCATCAAGTACCTTCAAAATAGGCAAAAAATGTCGTGAACCACACAGATATAATGATGTACTGCGTCAAAAAGTAGAGGTTATGATGAAAAGAAGTACACGTGCTTGATCAGAGACGAGTCTATGATGCCTTTGCTGTAGAAATATTGCTGGAGATACAGGCTTTTATACTACTACGATACGGTCAAGCTCTCCAGAAATGTCAGACACGCGACCTTCCTAGTATGGTATATCTACCATCGAATTTCTGACGATTGGTACTTCCTTTGGGCCAATTTGGCTCGGGATTGGACCGAGCCTACTTTTTCCGGAGGCAATAGTCAACTCTGCGGTATATCAGAGCAATGGGTGGACGAAAAAGGATATATCTGAAACGAATGACTTGCTATATTCGGTATCTTTCTCTGGAATATCATAAAAGGTCTAATGTTACGATTGGCACAGACATGGTTTTTTTGGAGCCTCCGTCCCGGATGTACCGGATTGGCAGAGCTCCACTTTACCTCAAGGCATGAGTCCTTGAGTTCTCGCATTTTCCCTCCCGTCTTTCTTCGCGCTCCTACCCTTAATACGAGTTTGTCAAAAAGTTGCTTCAATTTACACGTTCTATATTGAAGAAAATGTCGAGGATACTGCATAGCACAACCATAGTAATTAAACGTCCGGATCCGCGCTTTCCATATCTATACAGTCGTTTATTCTGCACATATTATCTACCGTCGCTCCATCGCAAATGACATTGATCAGGAGCCGTACGCGGCCACGGAGAATAGTCATTGGCTCATGGCCAATCCAACTACAATATGACACTAGACCATGAGATAAGAAGAATCTTTCATGATCTTATCGTGCTGGATCGACCTCGTGTTATGGGATCCGAGTCGAGGTGGCTTTATTTCACAGGCAGCACGGGTTTTCGACAAGCCGTGAGCGTCATTTTGCACGAAGTCGCACTGCTTATGTCATATTTTCCCATGATGGCAGTGTAGCCGCGGGTGCACACAGTTGACCCTCGTTTTCGCATTGCATTGTAAGCATTGCATTGTAATATCAAGGCACCAGAAAGCAAGCTTTACCTATGAGTTATCTGTAACCCCTTTAAAACCAATTTTACGTAGCTCAATAAAAATACCAAAACAACTCTATCATATCACGCACTTTCTAACGGCACACGCAACTACGATTACCGTCCACGCACGAGCATACCCAAGTCGAACCGCGGATCGACAAACATATCGAACGCAAGAAGGGGGTCGATCATATACGGCACCGAATACGAGAACACGGTGAGCGTCCATAGGAAGCCTATGACGCGCAGCCAAAGCGCGGGAGCCGGGTCCCCCTGGGCAGGGTGATCTTTAAAGCCGTTGGTATGTTCCTTGCCGTTGCCGTTGCCGTTCACGCCGTTGATAGCCTTGCCATTTCTTGCGCTCCCATTTCTAACTGGGTCCGCTCGCTTATCTACCTTTGACTTTTGACTATCCTTCGCCCCACCCACGTACACCCGCATCCACACCTTCTCAGCAATAACTTCTATACTGACACCCAAGCCTTGCAGGCAGAAGAAAGTGAGCGTGCCGTACCCTGGGTAGCCGAGCAGCATCCACTCGCCCCCAATGTGTAGAATGCCGGAGAAGACAAAGGCCATTGGCACGAGGAGTAGCTTGGAGAGGGTCTGCAGAGGGGAATTAGATGAGGGCGAGGAAGTGGGTTTGGAAGTGCCTGATGTCAGACGGGAACGGGGAAAGGGTGGAGGGAGGCGCATAATTTTGGTTATGACGAAATGGGAGAGTGAGAGGAGAGTCTGCGTGTGTGGTGGTTAGAATGTGGTAGATTCTGGGAAGTAAGTGGATTATTACCTTTCTCAGCATCTGATGCCATACTTTTCTATTGGGCGAAAGTCATATGCACCAAGGTTTAATTTCACGCACCAGGAGATCCCGTCAAATCGAAATTGACAACCAAGAGCTAGAACAGAAGACGTACCTCCAAAATTGGCGCACACTCCACGCTTGGAAGGGTGAACCGAACAAGCTCGGCCAACGCTCTGGTGTAGAGAACCCCAGTCCAACTACCACGGCAGAAACCACGCAGCTCACGCAAAATATCCTCGACGAAGAGGCCCCTCCAAATGCAAGCGTGCCCATTACACGCCAGTGGAACGGCGCGGCAGAAAACGCGACTTTCCCTGGCGTATTAAGTGCAGGGTTGGATGCGAGGAGCACGTACGATATGAACTCTACCGCAGCGCAGAGCAAGGCGTAGAATAGACGTCTGATCACAAATGCGCGGATCGGTGTGCTTCGTGATGGTGCGGGATGGAGGAAAGCAGGCTCGTGTGCCCACCCGATGCCCCGTATGTTGGTATACAGGTAGAACGCCCACCTTATGCGTTCTTT
Coding sequences within it:
- a CDS encoding O-Mevalon transferase yanI → MYATQRTSKQPFSVPLILLFAACALLACIPGHRNPTKVFLLVTLSAIAFYVISQTNTGDPIIDLGLGSAILIQVANALDSLYLTDPDTLVNFEQPESGGRITQKPLKERIRWAFYLYTNIRGIGWAHEPAFLHPAPSRSTPIRAFVIRRLFYALLCAAVEFISYVLLASNPALNTPGKVAFSAAPFHWRVMGTLAFGGASSSRIFCVSCVVSAVVVGLGFSTPERWPSLFGSPFQAWSVRQFWSMASDAEKGTSKPTSSPSSNSPLQTLSKLLLVPMAFVFSGILHIGGEWMLLGYPGYGTLTFFCLQGLGVSIEVIAEKVWMRVYVGGAKDSQKSKVDKRADPVRNGSARNGKAINGVNGNGNGKEHTNGFKDHPAQGDPAPALWLRVIGFLWTLTVFSYSVPYMIDPLLAFDMFVDPRFDLGMLVRGR